DNA sequence from the Salvelinus fontinalis isolate EN_2023a chromosome 33, ASM2944872v1, whole genome shotgun sequence genome:
tttttaaatttaatttaaaaaatatatatttttttttattaattcgaaattttacccccttttcaccccaatttttcatggtatccaattgctagtaattactaccttgtctcatcgctacaactcccgtacgggcgagggagagacgaaggtcgaaagccatgcgtcctccgaagcacaacccaaccaagccgcactgcttcttaacacagcgcgcctccaacccggaagccagccgcaccaatgtgtcggaggaaacaccgtgcacctgacccccttggttagcgcacactgcacccggcccgccacaggagtgatgagacaaggatgtccctaccggccaaacccggacgacgctaggccaattgtgcgtcgccccacggacctcccggtcgcggccggctgcgacagagcctgggcgcgaacccagagactctggtggcacagctagcgctgcgatgcagtgccctagaccactgcaccacccgggaggcccattttttacttttatttaactaggcaagtcagttaagaacaaattcttattttcaatgacggcgtaggaacagttggttaactgcctgttcgggagcagaacgacagatttgtaccttgtcagctcggggatttgaacttgcaacctttcggttactagtccaacgctctaaccactaggctacactgccGCCCCATGCGCAGTCCCCTCTTGCACTCCGTGTTCACTCATGAATGCACGGCAGGGCACGATtcgaacaccatcattaagtttgccaatgacacaacagtaggcctgatcactgacaatgacgagacagcctatattgaggaggtcagagacatggccctgtggtgccaggacaacaacctctccctcaacgtgatcaagacaaaagagatgattgtggactacaggaaaaagaggatcgAACACGCCTCCATTCTCATCTATGGGCTGTAGAGGAGCAGGTTGAGCTTCGaaatccttggtgtccacatcaccaacaaactaacatggtccaagcacatcaagacagtcgtgaagagggcacgacaaaacctatcccccctctggagactgaaaagatttggcatgggtcctcatatcctcaaaaggttctacagctgcaccatcgagagcatcctgactggttgcatcactgcctggtatggcaactgctcggcctctgaccgcaaggcaccacagagggtagtgcgtatggcccagtacatcactggggaaaagcttcctgccatccaggacatctataccaggcggtgtcagaggaaggccctaacaattgttagactccagccaccctagtcatagactgttctctctgctaccgcatggcaagcggtaccagagcgccaagtctaggtccaagaagcttctaaacagcttctacccccaagccataagactcctgaacatctaatcaaatggctaccctgactatttgcattgccccccctcccttttttttacaccgctgctactctctgttgttatcatctatgcatagtcactttaataactctacctatatgtacatattacctcaattaccttgactaaccggtgcccccgcacattgactctgtatcggtatccccctgtatatagtcttgctattgttattttactgctgctctttaattgttacttttatttcttattagttttttttactgcattgttggttaggggctcgtaagtaagcatttcactgtaaggcctacaactgttgtattcggtgcatgtgacaaataacatttgatttgatttgattattaccATCAAATTACAATATTAGGATAGGCTTGTAACCTTCCCTCCAACACAAGGAAACACACACAACCTATTATTGGTCCAGGAGTAAATCTGTGCAGTGTAATCATATTGTGATGTATTGTCCCCTGTTGGCTCAGGTGGTTTGGCCAGCGTCTCAGATGTTTCCagtaccagagacagtctgagacTAGAAGAGGACGGCTCCTACAATGGACACTTCTGTGGTAGAGCACGGGTCCACACAGACTTTGTTCCCAGCCCATATGACACTGACTCCCTCAAACTCAAGGTAGACAGAAGATAATGCTTCCAGAATGGGTGTATTGTGAAATGCCATGAAAGCTGTTTGTAAGAGCTGTTTCATGATCTATATGTATGAGTCCAATATATTGATGTCTCTTCCCAGGTTGGAGACATTATCAGCATCATCAGTAAACCTCCCATGGGCATATGGACAGGGATTCTGAACAACAAAGTGGGCAACTTCAAGTTCATCTACGTTGACATGCTcatggagaaagaaagagaggaggaggcaccAAAGATCAGGCCTCAGAGGATGAGCAAGAGACCACGACCAAAGACACTATTGGAACTACTGGAGCGGCTACATCTAGAGGTGAGTGCTCGGATggcatggctagaagggatccatCTATTGTCAAATTAACTTCAGatttgacttttcgtagcaggttaggataattaacctAGCAGGTTAGAATAATTGGGTTAAGGTAAGGAAAAGGGTTATGGTTAGCTAAACtgacgttaatttgacaaaagctggataGCTTCTAGCCATGGTCAAGCTCTGACCCTGTTAAAATGACTTCCAAATACCGACACATTTTGTTCTTTCCTCTTTACAGTAACCAATCAGTGTTGTCTCAATTACACAACAAACATTTTTAATATGCATAAACATAACCTAAAGCACTCAAAGGTGAACAGATTAGTATAAGATTATGAAAGGTAgatgagattgacagtggaactGTATCTTGTTTATTCAAGGAGTATGCATCTGCACTGCTTCTGAATGGCTACCAGACAGTAGAGGACCTGAGGCACCTGCAGGAGAAACACCTTATAGAGCTGAACGTAATGAATCCAGAACACAGAGGCAGGCTGCTGGCTGCTGTCGACTGCAGATATACAGAGAGTGAGTAGCAAAACCAATTTCTATTGTAGCCTAGCCCTACTGGATTTATATTGGGGCAAAGGGAATAGCCAATTGTACCACAGACATTTTATGCTGCGCAGCACTACACTCAGGAAGTAACATCTTGATCTTTGTATGTTATAATAAGCAGATGCTTATCGCTGCGGTTATTTTAGAATTGCTCATCCTGCTGAGTTGGCACCAGTCAGAGAGAAACTGCTTAAAGAGGCAAAATGTCTTCCTCTATAAAACACTGCAAGGCTCTGAAACTTAAAATGAAACAAAGATTGGTCTCCAATCCAGATTAGGAAATGAGCAATACAAGACAGTTTCTGTCAGCTGCTTACAAAACGGGATGTGTTTCAATTAGCATAAAGGTTATTTATGTTTGTGTCCCCACATAACACCATTTATGTTGGTCTAAATTAAGGTCATAAATGTGTGTTTGGGCTTATTTCGGACCAAACAGATGGCACTGCCACCCTGGCTGAACCAGATATTGTGACTGTGGGATAGTTTCGGACCAAACAGATAGCACTGCCACCCTGGCTGAACCAGATATCATGACTGGATGTTGGCTAGCCCTGGCAAAGATTACCAGCCAGGGATGAATCTAGTCATTAAATCAAGCTTAATTCCATTTGGATGGTTGAGAATGGCAACCCgaattaatttaaattgacttGGATTGGGGCAGTTAACCTGGCAACCCGCAGGTGTCTGTCTGGGTCTGAGGATGCAACCAACCAGACTGCTTTGTTCTTGTGTTCGCAGGCGATGCTGTGAGGGAGAGTGAGGAGCCCTCTTCATCACACAGTTTGAAGGTGGAGAAGAGCGACTGTCCAAGAGACTCAGGCTGCTTTATTCTATCAGAGTGCTCTGAAAACAGCAAAGAGGACACAGAGAGCCAACCAGTCACACACTGATAGGCCAGACTATCCTAACTAACAAGTTTTGACATGTAAATTACGATGGCTCACCATGTTTGTCTTGTCTGTATTTGGTTTAACAAGATGggatttaattaattaaatgtaGCCAATTTTTCTTACAACCAATGAATTTGTTCCTCCTTAAAAGCCTTCATTTATGCACCTTTTTATCTAACCTATTCATTCACAtgaagcacaggtgtcaaactcattccacggagggccgaatAGCTGCGGGTTctcactcctcccttgtacttgattgatgaattaaggtcacaaaTTAGAAAGGAACTACCCACACCTGGTAGTTTAtggcttaattgaaaggaaaacaactcaaacctgcagacactaggccctccatggaatgacaCCCCTGACAAATTATATTTTGTCccaacaaggatagtaaaacaaacatgtatgtgtgtgtgtgcacgggagtttttacatacatttttgaaCAATCCTGGTTCAACAAAATGTGcagtaccagtggaggctgctgagggaaggacggatcataataatggctgaaacgatcgaatggaatggcatcaaacacaaacGTATGTTTggtgtatttgataccgttcTACTTTTTCCGCTCCAGCCCTTACCACgagccgtcctccccaattaagttgccaccaacctcctgtgaaatGTACATACTTCAATAAGTGCAATATGTCACACATTAATAAAGTATTTATGCATCAAGAGTCATCTGTCTAACTAATCTGTTAATTTGTACTGCATTGAATGTATAATATATTTTCAAGCAAAATGTGCACAGAAAAGGTGTTGCAGTTGTACAGTATTGCTATATGTTGCATGcctcaatgtttttattttttttatttttattataaacaaatcaatacagaaagtacatgagggaacacaagtatatatagattatatacaatggacaatcgagctaggggatacaatatcacattacaattacacaaggaccttaagggacatacatgcacttagaaatgcctcaaaatgtTACGACACTGAACACACTCATTTGAACGTGATATACGACTAGTGTTCATGGGAAAGGTTGTTTCTTTGCTATCTCATCCTGTGTATATATAAACAATAACGCATGAATTGGACTACGTTACCCAGAAGCTTTAGACCACATTATGGGTGAGTTCGTAAATTCGCTCAGAATAACTGATTcttttacgaacgctcaacacccgttgagtatagccggtgtcagtaaacctcGGCAAAAggcataattaaattgttgccatcaGCACATGAACACAGCATAACCAGCGCGAGAAAGGGCGagaaaatggtcagagtgaggtgttctctcatttatgCCAGGAagtagctagcatgctagctaactttagccagttagcttgggtgcttcactgccgttgtgaggtcagaacgctcggatcaaccctactcctcggccagagcgtccagtgctctccgagagcgaaacgctctgaatttacgaaaggGCAATCTGACAACGGTCTGCGTGTTTTTAAATTccgagcgttgtcagattgtccgttcgtaaattcagagcggaCAATGtcctctggcactccagattaaatttacgaacgcaccctatAATCGTGACGCGTAGTTCTGTGGATCATCCACATTATTCTGAATGTAGAACAGGTCAAGAGGGGTTTCCCTAATTACTACAGTCACAAAGTCACAATTGGCTATAGTAAAAATGATATGGTGagtcataaggttagcagtgtatTTAAGGGTTAAGTTTTAAATTGTATTtgaagaagataaattgtagataTAGGCGGGGTTTATGGCTTAGTGGCTGTGGTAATTAGTAATTAGTGACAACATTCATCCATTCTGAAACTGATGAGGCGATTAGCCTAGATTTAGTTTTACTACGTGTCAGTTCGGTGGTGATCAATACTTGACAATGGCTGGGGAAATGTCTATGATCGGTAAGTAAGATTTAACCGTAATGTGTGCTTGTTGTTGTGTAACTAACCAgctgtttagctagctaacagtaagtAGCAAGTGGGCTGACAAATTACCGGTGGTAACATCTGGCTAGTGGCTACCTAATTCACAGTAGTCAAATTAGCTGGAAAGGTAAACGAAGTGTCAGAACTGTCAACGCTGAATTAATATGTAAATATGTAGGCTATCGGTACCAGTTGTTAGTTAGCTACGTAGTCAACATTCATCCCTAAACCCACGTCATTTCTTTATCTTCCGTGTCGCAGGATCGGTCATTCTGGCTTTATTTCTGGCTGGCTATCTGGGCCAGCAGTATCTGCCTCCACCGAAACCCAAAGTGATCGGCCTAGATCTGGGGACCACTTTCTGCTCCGTAGGAGTATTCCACCCGGGTACCGGGGATGTGGAGGTGATAGGGGATGAGGAGGGGCGGAAGAGCATCCCTAGTGCGGTGTCGTTCACATCTACCGAAGTCCTCGCCGGTCACGAGGGTCAGGATCTGGCCGACAGCAATCCTGAAAACACCATCTATGATGCCAAGCGGTTTATTGGAAAAATATTCGAACAAGAGCTCCTTGAGCAGGAAAGTGCTCGTTATCCATTCAAGGTACAGTACATACTCCTGTAGTTACTTTGACAGTCAATACACCACAGTGAAAATTATTTAATACATCATCAGCATTTGGCTACATAAGCTATGTGTGATTACAGGTGTATAAATATGCTATATCAATGACTGCTGACTTTCATTTGTAACACCTTTCTTTCAGGTGATAAACAACAATGGCAGTGCAGAGTTCTTTATCACCACCAATCAGACGTTCACAGTTACTCCCGAGTTCATTGGTTCTCggctgctgctgaagatgaggAAGATGGCGGAGCGTCACCTGGGTGTCCACATTCAGAGGGCTGTTATCTCTGTCCCTGCTGAGTTTGATGAGAGACAGAGGAACTACACCATCAGGGCTGCCAACCTGGCCGGTCAGTCTATCTGGCAATACTGTATCAACAGTCATACAATATCTGATTTGATGTGTAAACACTGCTACAGGAATTACTTACACTGTATAGCTGTTTAGTGTAGTCTCATTTAGAAACAGTCTATCATACAGGGATTGACATTAAGGGTTGCCCTATTGCCTGGGGCAAGTAAAACTGAGCGCAAGTTGAGCCTGCTCTGGTTCATCCACATTGTGTAAGTGAAAGACAGATCATTTATGGCGAGCTGAGCTTGctctgatatttttttttagtGATAACAACCAAAATACAAATAATTAAATTACTGATCTTTCTGATTCATCTCCTATGGGTAGGTGAAAGGCGGGTAATATGTCACTTCTGCTTGTAAATAGCTAATTTACATTTTCGGATGTGCAACTGCGTTAGACTTTAATGTCAATCCCTGATATAATTAGGTGTTTGTTCTAAAATAACTGTGTtactgtattcagaccccttgactttttccacattttgttacgttacaggcttattctaaaattgattaaatataacttttcctcatcaatctacacactaccccataatgacaaagcgaaaacaggtttatagacatTTCTTGCAATTTTATTTTAatgaccttatttacataagtattcaggccctttactatgagacttgaaattgagctcagatacatcctgtttccattgatcatccttgagctgtttctacaacttcattggagtccacctgtggtaaattcaattgattggacacctgtcgcacagttgacagtgcatatcagagcaaaaaccaagccatgaggttgaaggaattgtccgtagagcaccgagacaggattgtgttgaggcacagatctggggaagggtaccaaaagatttctgcagcattgaaggtccccaagattacagtggcctccatcattcttaaatggaagaagtttggaaccaccaagactcttcctagagctggctgcccggccaaactgagcaatcaagggagaagggccttggtcagggaggtgaccaagaaactgatgatcactctgacagagctacagagttactctgtggagatgggagaacctacaaaaccatctgcagcactccaccaatcaggcctttatggtagagtggccaaatggaagctagtcctcagtaaaaggcacatgacagtccgcttggaatttgccaaaaggcacctgaaggactctgaccatgaggaacaatattctcttgtctgatgaaaccaagcttaaactatttggcctgaatgccaagcgtcacacctggaggaaacctggtaccatccctacggtgaagcatggtagtggcagcatcatgctgtggggatgtttttcagcagcagggactgggagactagtcaggatcgaaggaaagatgaacggagcaaagtagagagatccttgatgaaaacctgctccagagcactcaggacctcagactggggcataggttcaccttccaacagcacaacgaccctaaacacacagccaagacaacgcaggagtggcaagcctggacttgaacccgatctaacatctctggagagacttgaaaatagctgtgcagcgacgctccccatccaacctgacagagcttgaggatctgcagagaagaatggaagaaaccccaaatacaggtttgtcaagcttgtagcgtcatacccaagaagactccaggttgtaatcgctgccaaaaggtgattcaataaagtactgagtaaagggtctgaatacttatgtaaatgtgatatttcaattttatttttaatacatttgcatttctgaacctgtttttgctttatcattatggtcTGTGTGTAGATTGTATGGTCTGTGTGTAGATTGTATGCATCAGTACAAATGCACTGATGCATACAGAGTAAAATATTGGACACCTAATCCAAAGTCATTAAGATTCCTAAGGGCTTTGACCAAATCTACACTACCCACTATAACTAACATCTGATTGTTCTGTTTACACCACTCAGGACTGGACATCCTGCGTGTGATCAATGAGCCCACAGCTGCAGCGATGGCGTATGGGTTACACAAGGTGGACGTGTTCAACGTGCTGGTGGTAGACCTGGGAGGAGGAACACTGGACGTCTCTCTGCTCAACAAACAGGGGGGCATGTTCCTCACCAGAGCCATGTCCGGTAAGACGCTAATTTACTCTCAACTCCTTATATTGTAGATACGCATGGTTTAGTTGGTCATTTTCATATCTTCTGGTTTTAAATTGGGCATACATTACAAGTGGAACATTTCCCATATTGTAGTTAAAGATTAGCACAACTAATTCTAATCATACAGTACATGACCTGAAATGGAAACCCAATACAACACTAACAGAGTATTCTTGGGCTCAGAGAATGATCCTTGCTGTTGTCTTCGTTTCCTAGGTAACAACAAGCTGGGGGGGCAGGACTTCAGCCAGAGGCTGCTCCAGTACACCATGGAGAGGGTCCGCCAGCAGTACGGCGTTCCCCCCACCCTCAAAGAGGACATCCACCATCTCCGCCAGGCTGTGGAGGCAGCCAAGCTCAACCTCACCCTGCAGCCCAGCGCCGACCTCAGGGTACCCCTGCACCTGGAGCCCCAAGGAGACCCCAAGCAACCACCACAGTGGCCCACCAAGGACCCAATCCCAGTCATCTTCCAAGCAGTCATCACCCGTgagctgtttgaagagttgaatGCCGACCTCTTCCAGAAGATTCTGGCGCCTGTAGAGACAGTGCTGGCCGAGGGCCACCTGGGGAAGGAGGAGGTGGATGAGATAGTTCTGGTGGGAGGCTCCACCCGCATCCCTAGGATCAGGAAGCTGATCAGTGAGTACTTTGGGAAGGAGCCCAACACCTCAGTGGACCCAGACTTGGCAGTGGTG
Encoded proteins:
- the samsn1a gene encoding SAM domain-containing protein SAMSN-1a isoform X2 codes for the protein MLQRAASNVSDKPKPSKPKRSTSFGRFDGIRQPSPARLEENVTKVTEESGCESSDQTKQGSLGKKMKAISLTMRRKMGKKHFKTFSEEAGEDTDRDLEEETESSLPVEKGSEETSNSLESLYSGQSSSSGLASVSDVSSTRDSLRLEEDGSYNGHFCGRARVHTDFVPSPYDTDSLKLKVGDIISIISKPPMGIWTGILNNKVGNFKFIYVDMLMEKEREEEAPKIRPQRMSKRPRPKTLLELLERLHLEEYASALLLNGYQTVEDLRHLQEKHLIELNVMNPEHRGRLLAAVDCRYTESDAVRESEEPSSSHSLKVEKSDCPRDSGCFILSECSENSKEDTESQPVTH
- the hspa13 gene encoding heat shock 70 kDa protein 13 is translated as MAGEMSMIGSVILALFLAGYLGQQYLPPPKPKVIGLDLGTTFCSVGVFHPGTGDVEVIGDEEGRKSIPSAVSFTSTEVLAGHEGQDLADSNPENTIYDAKRFIGKIFEQELLEQESARYPFKVINNNGSAEFFITTNQTFTVTPEFIGSRLLLKMRKMAERHLGVHIQRAVISVPAEFDERQRNYTIRAANLAGLDILRVINEPTAAAMAYGLHKVDVFNVLVVDLGGGTLDVSLLNKQGGMFLTRAMSGNNKLGGQDFSQRLLQYTMERVRQQYGVPPTLKEDIHHLRQAVEAAKLNLTLQPSADLRVPLHLEPQGDPKQPPQWPTKDPIPVIFQAVITRELFEELNADLFQKILAPVETVLAEGHLGKEEVDEIVLVGGSTRIPRIRKLISEYFGKEPNTSVDPDLAVVTGVAIQAGIMGGSWPLQVSAIEIPNRHLRKTIFN